One window of the bacterium genome contains the following:
- a CDS encoding DUF2905 family protein — MGRLLIFIGLAIAGIGAFLCFFPKMPGDILIKRENF; from the coding sequence ATGGGAAGGCTTCTTATTTTTATAGGGCTTGCAATTGCAGGAATCGGCGCTTTTCTTTGCTTCTTCCCTAAAATGCCGGGTGATATTTTAATAAAAAGGGAAAATTTCTGA